One stretch of Synechococcus sp. MU1617 DNA includes these proteins:
- a CDS encoding long-chain acyl-[acyl-carrier-protein] reductase, translating to MFGLIGHSTSFEAARRKAMELGFDHIADGDLDVWCSAPPQLVEHVEVTSPVGTTIEGAYIDSCFVPEMLSRFKTARRKVLNAMELAQKKGINITALGGFTSIIFENFNLLQHQTVRSTTLDWQRFTTGNTHTAWVICRQVENNAPTLGIDLSKAKVAVVGATGDIGSAVCRWLQARTGVAELLLVARQQQPLLDLQQELGGGRILPLDQALPEADVVVWVASMPRTLEIDHNSLKKPCLMIDGGYPKNLNSKVAGGGIHVLKGGIVEFCRDIGWSMMAIAEMERPQRQMFACFAEAMLLEFERCHTNFSWGRNNITLEKMDFIGAASVRHGFSTLNLHPNLQATAA from the coding sequence ATGTTTGGTCTGATCGGACATTCAACGAGTTTTGAGGCTGCTCGCCGCAAGGCAATGGAACTCGGGTTCGATCACATCGCCGACGGTGATTTGGATGTGTGGTGCAGCGCACCTCCACAGCTCGTTGAGCACGTGGAAGTCACCAGTCCGGTGGGCACGACGATTGAGGGTGCCTACATCGACTCCTGCTTCGTGCCTGAGATGCTGAGCCGCTTCAAAACGGCTCGGCGCAAGGTGCTCAATGCGATGGAACTGGCCCAAAAGAAGGGCATCAACATCACTGCTTTGGGTGGTTTTACCTCGATTATTTTCGAGAATTTCAACTTGCTTCAGCACCAGACGGTGCGGAGCACCACCCTGGATTGGCAACGGTTCACCACCGGCAACACCCATACGGCCTGGGTGATCTGCCGCCAAGTGGAGAACAACGCTCCAACCCTTGGCATCGATCTGAGCAAGGCCAAGGTGGCCGTCGTTGGTGCGACTGGTGATATTGGCTCTGCCGTCTGTCGTTGGCTGCAAGCGCGTACTGGGGTCGCAGAGCTGTTGCTGGTGGCACGTCAGCAGCAGCCTCTGCTTGATCTTCAGCAAGAACTGGGAGGTGGACGGATCCTGCCGCTCGATCAAGCCTTGCCCGAGGCAGATGTGGTCGTCTGGGTGGCGAGCATGCCCCGCACCCTTGAGATCGACCACAACAGCTTGAAGAAGCCCTGTTTGATGATTGATGGGGGCTATCCCAAGAATCTCAATTCCAAGGTCGCTGGTGGTGGCATCCACGTTCTCAAAGGTGGAATTGTTGAGTTCTGCCGAGACATCGGATGGTCGATGATGGCCATCGCCGAGATGGAGCGGCCCCAGCGTCAGATGTTTGCCTGCTTCGCTGAAGCGATGCTGCTCGAGTTCGAGCGCTGCCACACCAACTTCAGCTGGGGGCGCAACAACATCACCCTCGAGAAGATGGATTTCATTGGTGCGGCATCGGTCCGTCATGGGTTCAGCACCTTGAACCTCCATCCCAACCTGCAGGCCACTGCCGCCTGA